A section of the Castanea sativa cultivar Marrone di Chiusa Pesio chromosome 12, ASM4071231v1 genome encodes:
- the LOC142619662 gene encoding ATP-dependent zinc metalloprotease FTSH 11, chloroplastic/mitochondrial produces the protein MVATTLQAFLCCKPSLSLSSSKRFHLPLPRCSSSLSFNPLSLSTFTSPTFQRSRFCPRTLSIVVPCTLRPESASFDSERLDFSDASSVSDSKDSNCVDFDGESASFNGNSSVSESGHSKVDEIELKSEFGEVGLENGEVGSEGKSEKVEESEGKGGNLSESEEGKSVNLIKSKIPLVVLLMGMWVKVKTWFEKMMKWDWLSWWPFWKQERRLEKLIAEADANPKDHAKQSALLAELNKHSPESVIKRFEQRDHAVDSRGVAEYLRALVVTNAITEYLPDEETGKPSSLPTLLQELKQRASGNLDDPFLNPGISEKQPLHVVMVEPKVSNKSRFTQELISTILFTVALGLVWILGAAALQKYVGSLGGIGTSGVGSSSSYAPKELNKEVMPEKNVKTFKDVKGCDDAKQELEEVVEYLKNPSKFTRLGGKLPKGILLTGAPGTGKTLLAKAIAGEAGVPFFYRAGSEFEEMFVGVGARRVRSLFQAAKKKAPCIIFIDEIDAVGSTRKQWEGHTKKTLHQLLVEMDGFEQNEGIILMAATNLPDILDPALTRPGRFDRHIVVPNPDVKGRQEILELYLQDKPLSDDVDVKAIARGTPGFNGADLANLVNIAAIKAAVEGAEKLTATQLEFAKDRIIMGTERKTMFISDESKKLTAYHEGGHAIVAYNTEGAHPIHKATILPRGSALGMVTQLPSSDETSVSKKQLLARLDVCMGGRVAEELIFGQDHVTTGASSDLQTATELAHYMVSSCGMSDTIGPVHIKDRPSSEMQSRIDAEVVKLLREAYDRVKALLKKHEKALHALAIALLEHETLNAEEIKRILLPFREGRLPEQQEEQEEEADLVLV, from the exons ATGGTGGCTACTACTCTGCAAGCCTTTCTTTGCTGCAAACCCTCGCTTTCTCTATCTTCTTCCAAGCGTTttcatcttcctcttcctcgctgctcttcttctctctctttcaacccactttctctctctaccttCACTTCCCCTACTTTCCAAAGATCTCGATTTTGTCCCCGGACTCTTAGTATTGTTGTTCCTTGCACATTGCGTCCCGAAAGTGCGAGTTTCGATTCCGAAAGGTTGGATTTTTCGGATGCGAGTTCGGTTTCCGATTCCAAAGATTCGAATTGCGTGGATTTTGATGGCGAGAGCGCGAGTTTCAATGGGAATAGTTCGGTTTCTGAATCTGGGCATTCGAAAGTTGATGAAATTGAGCTGAAGAGTGAGTTTGGGGAGGTGGGTTTGGAGAATGGGGAAGTGGGTAGTGAGGGAAAGAGTGAGAAAGTGGAGGAAAGTGAAGGAAAAGGTGGGAATTTGAGTGAAAGTGAGGAGGGGAAGAGTGTGAATTTGATAAAGAGTAAAATACCATTGGTGGTGTTGTTGATGGGGATGTGGGTGAAGGTGAAAACTTGGTTTGAGAAGATGATGAAGTGGGATTGGTTAAGTTGGTGGCCCTTTTGGAAGCAGGAAAGGCGGTTGGAGAAGTTGATTGCAGAAGCTGATGCAAATCCCAAAGACCATGCAAAGCAAAGTGCTCTGCTGGCTGAGCTCAATAAGCACAG TCCGGAATCAGTCATTAAGCGTTTTGAACAAAGGGATCATGCAGTAGACAGTAGAGGAGTTGCAGAATATCTTCGAGCTCTTGTCGTCACCAATGCCATCACTGAATATCTTCCAGATGAGGAGACTGGAAAGCCTTCTAGTCTTCCTACATTG TTGCAAGAGTTGAAGCAGCGGGCATCAGGCAACTTGGACGATCCCTTTCTAAACCCTGGCATATCTGAGAAGCAACCATTGCATGTTGTGATG GTTGAACCTAAAGTCTCAAACAAATCACGTTTTACGCAAGAGCTTATCTCAACTATCTTATTTACTGTAGCTCTTGGATTAGTATG gATACTGGGTGCTGCTGCACTTCAAAAATATGTAGGGAGCTTGGGTGGGATAGGAACATCAGGTGTTGGCTCTAGTTCTTCCTATGCACCGAAGGAGTTAAATAAAGAAGTTATGCCAGAGAAG AATGTTAAGACATTTAAAGATGTCAAAGGTTGTGATGATGCAAAGCAGGAGCTTGAGGAAGTAGTGGAGTACCTAAAAAACCCATCTAAATTTACTCGCCTTGGGGGGAAGTTGCCAAAG GGAATTCTTTTGACTGGAGCACCTGGAACTGGAAAGACTCTTCTTGCCAAG GCTATTGCTGGAGAAGCTGGGGTACCTTTTTTCTATAGAGCAGGATCTGAATTTGAGGAAAT GTTTGTTGGTGTTGGTGCTCGGCGTGTAAGATCCTTATTCCAAGCTGCTAAGAAAAAG GCTCCTTGTATAATTTTCATCGATGAAATAGATGCTGTTGGGTCCACAAGAAAACAATGGGAAGGCCATACAAAGAAAACATTGCATCAATTGCTTGTCGAAATGGATGGCTTTGAACAGAATGAG GGCATAATATTGATGGCTGCAACAAACTTGCCAGATATTCTTGATCCAGCTTTAACAAGGCCTGGTAGATTTGATAGGCAT ATTGTTGTTCCAAATCCAGATGTAAAAGGTCGTCAAGAGATATTGGAGCTCTATCTACAGGATAAACCATTGTCTGACGATGTAGATGTCAAAGCGATTGCTCGAGGTACACCAGGATTCAATGGGGCAG ATCTTGCAAACTTGGTTAATATTGCTGCCATCAAAGCTGCTGTTGAAGGTGCAGAAAAACTAACAGCTACTCAGCTGGAATTTGCAAAAGACAGGATAATAATGGGAACAGAGCGGAAAACAATGTTCATATCAGACGAGTCAAAGAAG CTCACTGCATATCACGAGGGTGGCCATGCAATAGTTGCCTACAATACAGAAGGCGCACATCCAATACACAAGGCAACAATTTTGCCACGTGGATCTGCTTTAGGAATGGTCACCCAGCTTCCATCAAGTGATGAGACATCAGTTAGCAAGAAGCAGTTATTAGCCCGTCTTGATGTTTGTATGGGAGGAAGAGTAGCTGAAGAGCTTATCTTTGGTCAGGATCATGTCACTACAGGAGCAAGTAGTGATCTTCAAACAGCTACAGAGCTAGCCCACTATAtg GTATCAAGCTGTGGGATGAGTGATACAATCGGGCCAGTTCACATCAAAGACCGGCCAAGTTCAGAAATGCAATCACGCATTGATGCTGAA GTTGTGAAACTCCTAAGAGAAGCATATGATCGTGTAAAAGCCTTGCTAAAGAAG CATGAGAAGGCATTACATGCACTGGCAATCGCACTTTTAGAGCATGAGACACTCAATGCTGAAGAAATTAAGCGTATTCTTCTTCCTTTCCGTGAAGGACGGTTGCCAGAGCaacaagaagaacaagaagaagaagcggaCCTAGTATTAGTTTAG